The Haemorhous mexicanus isolate bHaeMex1 chromosome 5, bHaeMex1.pri, whole genome shotgun sequence genome contains a region encoding:
- the WNT16 gene encoding protein Wnt-16: MHGRGGTAGEGAEENINPNFLTLTGTERSRCVPSCRPPCQPSHPRRAVRRPGLAAPVVPCPWRGTNPSRGVLLGTVPLGPCCPGRAAGRGGSAAGLDAAAMGRGAPLGPCLLRAVLLLALCPAAGSTWMWLGIAAAGGPEKPGCASPPLSRRQQDLCEQKPELMSAIREGARLGLQECRSQFRHERWDCRSPPAARRGTAARRGTAALGQQLSSGTKETAFVSAVTAAGLVHSVTRSCSAGNMTECSCDVTLRHGGSASEGWHWGGCSDDIHYGMSFSRKFLDAPLKNVTGKSGSGLVAMNLHNNEAGRQAVAKLMSVDCRCHGVSGSCAVKTCWKTMSSFEKIGRFLKEKYENSIQISDRLKKKLRRKEKSQRKIPIGKEDLLYVNKSPNYCVEDQKLGIPGTQGRECNRTSQGPEGCNLLCCGRGYNTHVVRHVERCECKFVWCCYVRCRRCETMTDVHTCK, from the exons ATGCACGGGCGGGGAGGCACAGCCGGGGAAGGAGCCGAGGAAAACATCAATCCCAACTTTCTCACCTTGACGGGAACCGAGCGCTCCCgatgtgtcccctcctgccgccctccctgccagcccagccacccAAGGAGGGCCGTCCGACGGCCGGGGCTCGCCGCGCCAgttgtcccctgtccctggaggGGAACAAACCCGAGTAGGGGGGTGCTCCTGGGTACGGTCCCGCTCGGTCCCTGCTGCCCGGGGCGGGCCGCGGGCAGGGGCGGCAGCGCGGCGGGGCTGGATGCGGCTGCCATGGGGCGCGGGGCTCCCCTCGGACCGTGCCTGCTGcgggcagtgctgctgctcgcCCTCTGCCCCGCCGCCGGCAGCACCTGGAT GTGGCTGGGCATCGCCGCCGCCGGCGGGCCCGAGAAACCGGGCTGCGCCAGCCCTCCGCTGAGCCGCCGGCAGCAGGACCTGTGCGAGCAGAAGCCGGAGCTGATGTCCGCGATCCGGGAGGGAGCGCGCCTGGGCCTCCAGGAGTGCCGCAGCCAGTTCCGACACGAGCGCTGGGACTGCCGctcgccgcccgccgcccgccgagGCACCGCCGCCCGCCGAGGCACCGCCGCCCTcgggcagcagctcagcagcg GCACGAAGGAGACGGCGTTCGTCTCGGCGGTGACAGCGGCGGGGCTGGTGCACTCGGTGACGCGCTCGTGCAGCGCGGGGAACATGACCGAGTGCTCCTGCGATGTCACCCTGCGGCACGGTGGCTCGGCCAGcgagggctggcactggggcgGCTGCTCGGACGACATCCACTACGGAATGTCCTTCAGCAGAAAGTTCCTGGACGCGCCTCTCAAGAACGTGACAGGCAAGAGCGGGAGCGGGCTGGTGGCGATGAACCTGCACAACAACGAGGCTGGCAGGCAG GCTGTAGCAAAGCTGATGTCTGTGGATTGCCGTTGTCATGGTGTTTCTGGGTCCTGTGCGGTGAAAACTTGTTGGAAAACCATGTCATCCTTTGAAAAGATTGGCCGGTTTTTAAAGGAGAAGTACGAAAACAGCATACAAATATCagacagactgaaaaaaaagctacgcaggaaagagaaaagccaGAGAAAAATACCGATTGGGAAAGAGGACCTGCTGTACGTGAACAAATCACCCAATTACTGCGTGGAAGACCAAAAACTGGGGATCCCTGGAACTCAGGGCAGAGAATGTAACCGCACCTCGCAGGGGCCCGAGGGCTGTAACCTGCTGTGCTGCGGGCGCGGGTACAACACGCACGTCGTCCGGCACGTGGAAAGGTGCGAGTGCAAGTTCGTCTGGTGCTGCTACGTGCGCTGCAGGAGGTGCGAGACCATGACTGACGTACACACCTGCAAGTAA
- the FAM3C gene encoding protein FAM3C: MRIAGAAKLVVVIAIFLLTFYVISQVFEIKMDANLGHIFARSALDAAARSTKPPRYKCGISKACPEKHFAFKMSSGAANVVGPKICVEDNVLMSGVKNNVGRGINMALVNGKTGELLDTKFFDMWGGDVAPFIEFLKTIQDGTIVLMATYDDGATKLNEEARRLIAELGSTSITNLGFRDNWVFCGGKGIKTKSPFEQHIKNNKDTNKYEGWPEVVEMEGCIPQKQD; this comes from the exons GTGCTGCAAAGTTGGTAGTAGTCAtagcaatatttttattgacGTTTTATGTCATatctcaagtgtttgaaataaaaatggatgCAAACTTAGGACACATATTTG ctAGATCAGCATTGGATGCAGCTGCACGCT CTACAAAACCTCCAAGATACAAGTGTGGGATCTCTAAAGCTTGTCCTGAAAAGCATTTTGCATTCAAAATGTCAAGTGGAGCAGCAAATGTAGTTGGACCTAAAATTTGTGTAGAGGATAATGT TTTAATGAGTGGAGTAAAAAATAATGTTGGCAGAGGAATAAATATGGCCTTGGTCAATG gTAAAACAGGAGAATTATTAGATACTAAGTTCTTTGACATGTGGGGAGGAG atgTGGCACCATTTATTGAATTTCTGAAGACCATCCAGGATGGAACAATTGTGTTAATGGCAACATATGATGATGGTGCAACCAA GCTTAATGAGGAAGCCCGGAGACTGATCGCTGAATTAGGAAGCACATCCATTACTAACCTTGGCTTCAGGGACAACTGGGTCTTCTGTGGTGGGAAAGGAATTAAGACTAAAAGTCCATTCGAACAG CATATAAAGAATAACAAGGACACAAACAAGTATGAAGGCTGGCCAGAAGTTGTTGAGATGGAAGGCTGTATCCCTCAGAAGCAAGactaa